From a single Streptomyces rubradiris genomic region:
- a CDS encoding alpha/beta hydrolase produces MTDLPPPIIPCLEPAAKELCEATDPHPRIYEVPPEKGRDILLGLQSDLGVPRPEVDEEWVDVEAGEWGTVRTRVIRPRGSSGPLPVVFYIHGAGWVFGDDKTHDRLFRELAVGAGAAGVFPVYDRAPEAKYPTQVEQNYAVGQWVLEHGAEHGLDTSRIAVTGESVGGCMSTVFALMNKERGGIDLKAQVLLYPVTNAGFDTPSYLQFAEGYYLTRDGMKWFWDQYCEPSRRTEVYASPLQASLEQLKGLPTTLVITDEADVLRDEGEQYANKLREAGVDVTSVRVAGMVHDFLLLDSLRDTCAANVARKLAVDALRTALHGG; encoded by the coding sequence ATGACCGATCTTCCTCCGCCGATCATTCCCTGCCTCGAACCGGCCGCGAAGGAGTTGTGCGAGGCGACGGACCCGCATCCGCGGATCTACGAGGTTCCCCCGGAGAAGGGCCGTGACATCCTGCTCGGCCTGCAGAGCGACCTCGGCGTGCCGCGCCCGGAGGTCGACGAGGAGTGGGTCGACGTGGAGGCCGGCGAGTGGGGCACGGTCCGCACCCGCGTCATCCGGCCCAGGGGGTCGTCGGGACCGCTGCCGGTGGTGTTCTACATCCACGGCGCCGGCTGGGTCTTCGGCGACGACAAGACGCACGACCGGCTCTTCCGCGAGCTCGCGGTCGGCGCCGGGGCGGCGGGCGTCTTCCCCGTCTACGACCGCGCGCCCGAGGCGAAGTACCCCACCCAGGTCGAACAGAACTACGCCGTGGGGCAATGGGTCCTGGAACACGGCGCGGAGCACGGCCTGGACACCTCACGTATCGCCGTCACCGGCGAGTCGGTGGGCGGCTGCATGTCGACGGTGTTCGCGCTGATGAACAAGGAGCGCGGCGGGATCGACCTCAAGGCGCAGGTCCTGCTCTACCCGGTGACGAACGCCGGCTTCGACACCCCGTCCTACCTCCAGTTCGCCGAGGGCTACTACCTCACCCGCGACGGCATGAAGTGGTTCTGGGACCAGTACTGCGAGCCGAGCCGGCGTACGGAGGTGTACGCCTCCCCGCTCCAGGCCTCCCTGGAGCAGCTCAAGGGCCTGCCCACCACCCTGGTCATCACCGACGAGGCCGACGTCCTGCGCGACGAGGGCGAGCAGTACGCCAACAAGCTGCGCGAGGCGGGCGTGGACGTGACCTCCGTCCGCGTCGCGGGGATGGTCCACGACTTCCTCCTCCTGGACAGCCTGCGCGACACCTGCGCCGCCAACGTCGCCCGCAAGCTGGCGGTCGACGCTCTGCGCACGGCCCTGCACGGCGGCTAG
- a CDS encoding PRC-barrel domain-containing protein: MMMFTQVQGLPVITADEAEPLGRVESLTIDAHTSGIACLRLSGAPRHVTAIAWHAVEAVGRDAVIVRSRAAVDPGQGSLPAHQEVLGRRVLTEHGVAHGTVKDITFDNTTGRVQTLYTALGDISGDRLLGVGSYAVVVRAETS; encoded by the coding sequence ATGATGATGTTCACGCAGGTCCAGGGCCTGCCGGTGATCACCGCCGACGAGGCGGAACCGCTCGGGCGAGTGGAGAGCCTGACCATCGACGCGCACACGAGCGGCATCGCCTGCCTGCGCCTCTCCGGAGCCCCGAGGCACGTCACGGCCATCGCCTGGCACGCGGTCGAGGCGGTGGGCCGGGACGCCGTCATCGTGCGCTCCCGTGCCGCCGTCGATCCCGGGCAGGGCAGCCTCCCCGCCCACCAAGAGGTCCTTGGCCGCCGGGTCCTGACGGAACACGGGGTCGCGCACGGCACGGTCAAGGACATCACCTTCGACAACACGACCGGACGCGTCCAGACGCTGTACACCGCCCTCGGCGACATCTCCGGCGACCGTCTGCTCGGCGTCGGCTCCTACGCGGTCGTCGTACGCGCCGAAACCTCCTGA